The region CAGCCGACGATGCCGTCGGCGCAGCGCAGCCGCACCAGCACCAGCGTTTGCGTATGCATGGTGGCGACGGAGAGCCGGTGCGGACGAATGGTCGGCACATCGACCAGGTAGGTCTCGATATTTTGAATCATATTTATTCCGTATAATCCTGAGCAGTGACGACACGATATTCCCCCATTGTCGCCACGTCCAACACCAAGTTGGTATCGAACCTATACCTGAAAGGTATGAAGATGGAATTACGGCACTTGCGCTACTTCGTCGCGGTAGCAGAGGAGAGGAACTTCACGCGGGCCGCCGAGCGCCTGCATATGGCCCAGCCGCCTCTGAGCCGGCAAATGCAGCAGCTGGAGGAAACCCTGGGCGTGGCGCTGATCGAGAAAGGCTCGCGGCCCTTGCGGCTGACGGAAGCGGGCGAGTTTTTCCTCGCCCACGCGCGGCCCCTGCTCGACCAGGTGCGCGACCTGAAGGCCATGACGCAGCGCATCGGCAAGCTCGATCGCACCCTGTCGATCGGCTTCGTCGCCTCGACCCTGTATGGGGAATTGCCCGACATCGTGCACCGCTATTGCGAGCGCCATCCCGAGGTGGACGTGACCCTGCACGAAATGACGACGGTGGAACAGTTGAAGGCGCTGAAGGAAGGGCGCATCGACGTCGGTTTCGGGCGCCTGAAAAGCGAGGATCCCAGCATCCGCCGCATCCTGCTGCGCGAAGAGCGGCTGGTGGTGGCCCTGCCGCCCGGCCACCGGCTGGTCCGGGGCGAAGGGGGATTGCGTTTGACCGAGCTGATACACGACACCCTGCTCGTCTATCCGAAGGCGCCGCGGCCCAGCTTTGCCGACCAGGTGCTGGCCATGTTCAGCGAAGGCAATGTCACGCCCGGCCCCGTCACCGAAGTGCGCGAGCTGCAAATCTCGATGGGACTGGTGGCGGCCGGCCAGGGGATTTCCATCGTGCCCGAAAGCGTGCAGGCCATGCATCACCGCAACGTCGTCTACCGCAAGCTCGACGACACGCACGCGTTTTCCCCCATCTTCTTCAGCGTGCGCCACATGGACCGCTCGCCGGAACTGGAAAACATCCTCGCCGCCGTGTATTCGATCTACGATGAACACGGCATCGCGCACGCCAAGGAAAGCCTGTAGCGCCGAAACAGCCTACAGCGGGGCGTCGACCAGCAAGGCGGGGCGCAGCGCGCGGATGCGCAGCTCCGTGAAATAGCCGCCCGCCTCGTTGTAGCGCAGATAGTGGCGGCCGCAGTTCAGGCAGCGCGCCACCTGGCTCAGGTTGGCGGGATAGTAGTGTGGCGCGATGGGCGCGTCCTCGCTGTCGTAGCGCGTGCCGTGCGGATGGTACTCGGCAAATGTCGGCTCCTCATAGGCGTCTTCGCGC is a window of Janthinobacterium sp. 1_2014MBL_MicDiv DNA encoding:
- a CDS encoding LysR family transcriptional regulator, with amino-acid sequence MELRHLRYFVAVAEERNFTRAAERLHMAQPPLSRQMQQLEETLGVALIEKGSRPLRLTEAGEFFLAHARPLLDQVRDLKAMTQRIGKLDRTLSIGFVASTLYGELPDIVHRYCERHPEVDVTLHEMTTVEQLKALKEGRIDVGFGRLKSEDPSIRRILLREERLVVALPPGHRLVRGEGGLRLTELIHDTLLVYPKAPRPSFADQVLAMFSEGNVTPGPVTEVRELQISMGLVAAGQGISIVPESVQAMHHRNVVYRKLDDTHAFSPIFFSVRHMDRSPELENILAAVYSIYDEHGIAHAKESL